From a single Ischnura elegans chromosome 7, ioIscEleg1.1, whole genome shotgun sequence genomic region:
- the LOC124162513 gene encoding uncharacterized protein LOC124162513, translated as MVLVLNGLLLAGAPGGPRGDGAPSSRRQRAAAGCVGSWAAAVLRIRCVGALRAASRRQGHCPRRRRRMNVGRGAKTGGHPRQSRRNPQRTREGKWPPCDSSTTTSGSVGGRTGVVVGARLSPSPPSLILSASGFEGRGRAPLRLPWAEVRAGRERPTSSGPPVCRRGLQSFRKVWCQPPRHGGGSAARTPGGWRKKSCTLWFSHPLHLPQFCRPLQGG; from the coding sequence ATGGTACTTGTGCTAAATGGGCTCCTGCTCGCAGGGGCTCCAGGCGGTCCAAGAGGCGATGGGGCACCATCATCGAGGCGGCAAAGGGCAGCGGCCGGGTGCGTCGGCTCGTGGGCCGCAGCCGTTCTGAGGATTCGGTGTGTGGGAGCCCTCCGCGCCGCATCCAGACGCCAAGGACACTGCccacggaggaggaggaggatgaatgTGGGGAGAGGGGCGAAGACGGGAGGTCATCCTCGTCAGAGTCGGAGGAACCCGCAGCGCACCCGCGAGGGAAAGTGGCCACCCTGCGACTCAAGCACCACTACTTCCGGAAGCGTGGGGGGAAGGACGGGAGTGGTGGTGGGGGCAAGACTTTCTCCTTCTCCGCCCTCGCTCATCCTGTCCGCTTCCGGTTTCGAGGGGAGAGGCAGAGCTCCGCTGAGGCTGCCGTGGGCCGAGGTGAGGGCGGGTCGGGAGCGACCAACCTCCAGCGGGCCTCCAGTGTGCCGACGAGGACTGCAGAGCTTCCGGAAGGTGTGGTGCCAGCCACCCAGGCACGGAGGCGGCTCAGCGGCACGCACGCCAGGAGGCTGGAGGAAGAAAAGTTGCACCCTGTGGTTCAGCCACCCCCTGCACCTCCCCCAGTTCTGCAGACCTCTCCAGGGGGGATGA